A window of the Streptomyces formicae genome harbors these coding sequences:
- a CDS encoding carbohydrate ABC transporter permease, with amino-acid sequence MKTPTAATAASSDTGAAGPAPKSPAPGRRTRAGSAAAPRIRRHLPTSPWLFAAPGLLIAGAFSLYPFLSTVVNSFTDRRTLVPGQFVGLANFQEMLGDEMFWTGLRNSTLYVLGVVPALVILPLLLALLVQKQIPGITFFRSAFYTPVVASIVVVGLIWVWLLDERGLVNAVLEAVGVGKVGFLSDQWLLLLSAMMVTVWKGLGYYMIIYLAALANVPRELHEAASVDGAGAVRRFLAVTLPAVRSTMVLVGALSSVNAFKVFSEVYLMAGPDGGPAGEDTTLVMLVQRTGTGLTGRVGYASAISVVVFVVTVALMLLVLRADRKEDA; translated from the coding sequence ATGAAGACCCCCACCGCCGCCACGGCGGCCTCCTCCGACACCGGTGCTGCGGGGCCCGCGCCGAAGAGCCCGGCCCCCGGCCGGCGCACCCGCGCGGGCAGCGCCGCCGCGCCCCGGATCAGACGGCATCTGCCCACCAGTCCCTGGCTGTTCGCCGCCCCGGGGCTGCTGATCGCCGGTGCCTTCAGCCTGTACCCGTTCCTCTCCACGGTGGTCAACTCCTTCACGGACCGCAGGACCCTGGTCCCGGGGCAGTTCGTGGGCCTGGCCAACTTCCAGGAGATGCTCGGCGACGAGATGTTCTGGACCGGGCTGCGCAACAGCACGCTGTACGTCCTCGGAGTCGTCCCCGCCCTGGTGATCCTGCCGCTGCTGCTGGCACTCCTCGTACAGAAGCAGATCCCCGGCATCACCTTCTTCCGCTCCGCCTTCTACACCCCCGTCGTCGCCTCCATCGTGGTGGTCGGCCTGATCTGGGTGTGGCTGCTCGACGAGCGCGGACTGGTCAACGCGGTGCTGGAGGCGGTGGGGGTCGGCAAGGTCGGCTTCCTCAGCGACCAGTGGCTGCTCCTGCTGAGCGCCATGATGGTCACGGTCTGGAAGGGCCTCGGCTACTACATGATCATTTATCTGGCCGCGCTGGCCAACGTCCCGCGCGAGCTGCACGAGGCCGCGTCCGTGGACGGCGCGGGCGCCGTGCGGCGATTCCTCGCCGTCACCCTGCCCGCGGTCCGCTCCACGATGGTGCTGGTCGGCGCGCTCTCCTCGGTCAACGCCTTCAAGGTCTTCTCCGAGGTCTATCTGATGGCGGGCCCCGACGGCGGCCCCGCGGGCGAGGACACCACCCTCGTCATGCTCGTCCAGCGCACCGGTACCGGGCTGACCGGCCGCGTCGGCTACGCCTCCGCGATCTCGGTGGTCGTCTTCGTCGTCACCGTCGCCCTGATGCTGCTGGTGCTGCGCGCCGACCGGAAGGAGGACGCGTGA
- a CDS encoding GNAT family N-acetyltransferase codes for MPTPTDRPAAAIVPLTAEHADAVLAIYQAGIDEGDATFETAAPAWDAFDAARLPRHRFVALDSDGSVLGWVAASKVSDRCAYAGVVEHSVYVHPRARGRGIASALLEALVASTEAEGVWTIQSGIFPENTASLAVHRRAGFRIIGTRERIGRHHGVWRDVLLLERRSPKVS; via the coding sequence GTGCCCACACCCACCGACCGGCCTGCCGCGGCCATCGTCCCGCTGACGGCCGAGCACGCCGATGCCGTGCTCGCGATCTACCAGGCGGGCATCGACGAAGGCGACGCCACCTTCGAGACCGCCGCCCCCGCCTGGGACGCCTTCGACGCCGCCAGACTGCCCCGCCATCGCTTCGTCGCCCTCGACAGCGACGGCAGCGTGCTCGGATGGGTCGCCGCGAGCAAGGTCTCCGACCGCTGCGCCTACGCCGGCGTCGTCGAGCACTCGGTGTACGTCCACCCGCGAGCCCGCGGCCGCGGCATCGCCTCGGCGCTCCTCGAAGCGCTGGTCGCGTCGACCGAGGCGGAGGGCGTCTGGACCATCCAGTCGGGCATCTTCCCCGAGAACACCGCCAGCCTCGCGGTGCACCGGCGCGCGGGCTTCCGCATCATCGGCACCCGCGAACGCATCGGCCGCCACCACGGCGTGTGGCGGGACGTACTCCTCCTCGAACGCCGCAGCCCCAAGGTCTCCTGA
- a CDS encoding ABC transporter substrate-binding protein yields the protein MTPAVAHTPSAPTRRRLLATAGGLAVAPLLAACGSDAGSSRSKSGESTGAWSFKDDRGQTVRLDKRPERIVAFVSVAAALHDYGVECTGIFGPSKPVNGKPNPQAGTLDVSKPTSVGQAWGEFGIEAYAKLDPDLLVSNMFPAPDLWFVPQESRKKIEALAPTVGISVARTSLLQPLRRTAELAESLGADLGAQQATAAKARFEQAAETLRQAARANRGLKVLAMTGDPDNMYVAVPGSYCDLAYFKELGVEFVEGKKSDEWGFWEFLSWENADKYHADLIMIDNRSTSMQPKDLARKPTWRDLPAVKAGQTVPWPMEERYSYAGYAPVLESLAAAITGAKRLPA from the coding sequence ATGACGCCCGCCGTTGCCCACACCCCCTCCGCCCCCACCCGCCGGCGTCTGCTGGCCACGGCGGGCGGTCTCGCCGTCGCCCCGCTGCTCGCCGCCTGCGGGAGCGACGCCGGCTCGTCCCGGTCCAAGTCCGGGGAGAGCACGGGCGCCTGGAGTTTCAAGGACGACCGCGGTCAGACGGTCAGGCTCGACAAGCGGCCGGAACGGATCGTCGCCTTCGTCAGTGTGGCCGCGGCCCTGCACGACTACGGCGTCGAGTGCACGGGAATCTTCGGCCCGAGCAAGCCGGTCAACGGCAAGCCCAATCCGCAGGCCGGGACGCTGGACGTGTCGAAGCCGACCAGTGTCGGGCAGGCCTGGGGCGAGTTCGGCATCGAGGCGTACGCGAAGCTCGACCCCGACCTGCTCGTCAGCAACATGTTCCCGGCGCCGGACCTCTGGTTCGTGCCGCAGGAGAGCCGGAAGAAGATCGAGGCGCTCGCCCCCACGGTCGGCATCAGCGTCGCCCGCACCTCCCTCCTCCAGCCGCTGCGCCGCACCGCCGAGCTCGCGGAGTCCCTCGGCGCCGACCTCGGCGCCCAGCAGGCCACCGCCGCCAAGGCCCGGTTCGAGCAGGCGGCCGAGACGCTGCGCCAGGCCGCACGGGCCAACCGCGGCCTCAAGGTCCTCGCGATGACCGGCGATCCCGACAACATGTACGTCGCCGTCCCCGGCTCGTACTGCGACCTGGCCTACTTCAAGGAGCTCGGCGTCGAGTTCGTCGAGGGCAAGAAGTCCGACGAGTGGGGCTTCTGGGAGTTCCTCAGCTGGGAGAACGCCGACAAGTACCACGCCGATCTGATCATGATCGACAACCGTTCGACCTCCATGCAGCCCAAGGACCTCGCCAGGAAGCCCACCTGGCGCGACCTGCCGGCCGTCAAGGCCGGGCAGACCGTCCCCTGGCCGATGGAGGAGCGCTACAGCTACGCCGGCTACGCACCCGTCCTCGAAAGCCTCGCCGCCGCGATCACCGGCGCGAAGCGTCTCCCGGCCTAA
- a CDS encoding VOC family protein — translation MRIHLTSVFVDDQEKGLRFYTDVLGFRKKHDVPLGEDRWLTVVSPEAPDGTELLLEPSRHPVVQAYKDGLTADGIPAVSFAVDDVQAEFERLRGLGVQFTQEPLEMGQVTTAVLDDTCGNLVQIVHSK, via the coding sequence ATGAGGATCCACCTGACCAGCGTCTTCGTCGACGACCAGGAGAAGGGGCTGCGCTTCTACACCGACGTGCTCGGCTTCCGGAAGAAGCACGACGTCCCGCTGGGCGAGGACCGTTGGCTGACCGTGGTCTCGCCGGAGGCTCCCGACGGGACCGAACTGCTCCTCGAACCCTCCCGCCACCCCGTGGTGCAGGCGTACAAGGACGGGCTGACCGCGGACGGCATTCCGGCCGTCTCCTTCGCCGTGGACGACGTACAGGCGGAGTTCGAGCGACTGCGCGGGCTCGGTGTGCAGTTCACGCAGGAGCCGCTGGAGATGGGCCAGGTCACCACCGCGGTCCTGGACGACACATGCGGCAATCTGGTCCAGATCGTGCACAGCAAGTAG
- a CDS encoding ABC transporter substrate-binding protein, translated as MRISRRAVATAAALAVVLPLSACGAGSGGTGAADASGKVEGKITFQTWNLQANFKPYFTGLIAEFEKKYPGTEVKWIDQPAEGYADKISADAAGGTLPDVVNVSPDLVAPLAKAGLALDLDKTAAQYKKEYLPGAWAGHQIPGMEGTYAFPWYLNTGPLFYNKQLFKDAGLDPEKPPTTYDELFAQSLQLAEKSKGEIATLANIPTIEDFGRYGVRLMNDEGTGFAFNEPKGVELLTKYKELYDAKALDPQALTATPESAGKKFLTQAVAMNPGSALDLAKFEKEAPTLYKNIGITEQISSTGKDNMYVMGVMVNARTKQTPAAVAFAHFVTDAQHQMEFAKQVAIFPSTAGSLDDPYFTKEDGTDETRVRIAAAKSLKTAVNYTPVLMSEQMKTELRNSVAKALQGKQSPEEALDNAVKACDKLLKQS; from the coding sequence GTGCGTATCTCCCGCAGAGCAGTCGCCACCGCCGCCGCCCTCGCCGTCGTCCTGCCGCTCAGCGCCTGTGGCGCCGGTTCCGGCGGCACCGGGGCGGCTGACGCCTCCGGCAAGGTCGAAGGCAAGATCACGTTCCAGACCTGGAACCTGCAGGCCAACTTCAAGCCGTACTTCACCGGGCTCATCGCGGAGTTCGAGAAGAAGTACCCCGGCACCGAGGTGAAGTGGATCGACCAGCCCGCCGAGGGCTACGCGGACAAGATCAGCGCCGACGCCGCGGGCGGCACGCTGCCCGACGTCGTGAACGTCTCCCCCGACCTGGTCGCCCCGCTGGCCAAGGCCGGTCTCGCGCTCGACCTCGACAAGACGGCCGCGCAGTACAAGAAGGAGTACCTGCCGGGCGCGTGGGCGGGCCACCAGATCCCGGGCATGGAGGGCACGTACGCCTTCCCGTGGTACCTCAACACCGGCCCGCTCTTCTACAACAAGCAGCTGTTCAAGGACGCGGGTCTCGACCCCGAGAAGCCGCCGACGACGTACGACGAGCTCTTCGCGCAGTCGCTCCAGCTGGCCGAGAAGAGCAAGGGGGAGATCGCCACCCTGGCCAACATCCCCACCATCGAGGACTTCGGCCGCTACGGCGTCCGGCTGATGAACGACGAGGGCACCGGCTTCGCCTTCAACGAGCCCAAGGGCGTCGAACTCCTCACCAAGTACAAGGAGTTGTACGACGCCAAGGCGCTCGACCCGCAGGCGCTGACCGCGACACCCGAGTCGGCCGGCAAGAAGTTCCTCACCCAGGCCGTGGCGATGAACCCGGGCTCGGCGCTGGACCTCGCCAAGTTCGAGAAGGAAGCCCCGACGCTCTACAAGAACATCGGGATCACCGAGCAGATCAGCAGCACCGGCAAGGACAACATGTACGTGATGGGCGTGATGGTGAACGCCCGGACCAAGCAGACCCCGGCCGCCGTCGCCTTCGCGCACTTCGTCACCGACGCGCAGCACCAGATGGAGTTCGCCAAGCAGGTCGCCATCTTCCCGAGCACCGCGGGCTCCCTCGACGACCCGTACTTCACCAAGGAGGACGGCACGGACGAGACGCGGGTGCGCATCGCCGCCGCCAAGTCCCTGAAGACCGCGGTCAATTACACCCCGGTGCTGATGAGCGAGCAGATGAAGACCGAGCTGCGCAACTCCGTCGCCAAGGCGCTCCAGGGCAAGCAGAGCCCCGAGGAAGCGCTCGACAACGCTGTCAAGGCGTGCGACAAGCTGCTGAAGCAGAGCTGA
- a CDS encoding ArsR/SmtB family transcription factor encodes MSNIQVVPPLEPEASEAVAPCCPPLTERPFTAEEAERTAKMFKALGDPVRLRLFSSIASHEGGEACVCDISDVGVSQPTVSHHLKKLKEAGLLTSERRGTWVYYRVEPSVLAAMGRLLTTTTAATATTTTA; translated from the coding sequence ATGTCGAACATCCAGGTGGTTCCGCCGCTGGAGCCCGAGGCATCCGAAGCCGTCGCTCCGTGCTGCCCGCCGCTCACCGAGCGCCCGTTCACGGCCGAGGAGGCCGAGCGGACCGCGAAGATGTTCAAGGCGCTCGGTGACCCGGTCCGGCTGCGCCTGTTCTCCTCGATCGCGTCCCACGAGGGCGGCGAGGCATGCGTGTGCGACATCTCCGACGTCGGCGTCTCGCAGCCGACCGTCTCGCACCACCTGAAGAAGCTGAAGGAGGCCGGGCTGCTGACGTCCGAGCGCCGTGGGACCTGGGTGTACTACCGCGTCGAGCCGTCCGTGCTCGCGGCGATGGGCAGGCTGCTCACGACCACGACGGCGGCGACGGCGACGACGACGACGGCCTGA
- a CDS encoding LacI family DNA-binding transcriptional regulator, with translation MKDIARRAGVSESAVSFALNDRPGVSEVTRDRVRRVAEQLGWRPSTAARALSGEGAATVGLVVARPAGTLGVDSFFLQLISGVQEVLSERQLGLLFQVVEDVEAECAVYRRWWAEHRVDGVLVVDPRSDDPRPALLDELGLPGVVIGGVPQEGHSGLSTVWADDAGAMASVVGRLHALGHQRIVHIAGLPGLAHTERRIRSLRAEAERLGLTEARSVTTDYSDAEGAAVTRGVLSGDAPPTALVYDNDVMAVAGIAAATGLGFSVPADVSIVAWEDSALCRLVEPWLAALSRDTVSFGRTAARELTALLDGGPARTVQAPLPELIQRQSMGPVRSGD, from the coding sequence ATGAAGGACATCGCCCGCCGGGCCGGAGTCTCGGAGAGCGCCGTGTCGTTCGCGCTCAACGACCGGCCCGGGGTCTCGGAGGTCACCCGCGACCGGGTGCGCCGGGTGGCCGAGCAGCTCGGCTGGCGGCCCAGCACCGCGGCGCGCGCGCTCTCCGGGGAAGGCGCGGCGACCGTGGGCCTGGTGGTGGCACGGCCCGCCGGGACGCTCGGCGTCGACTCGTTCTTCCTCCAGCTGATCTCGGGCGTCCAGGAGGTGCTATCGGAGCGCCAACTCGGCCTGCTCTTCCAGGTCGTGGAGGACGTGGAGGCCGAGTGTGCGGTGTACCGCCGATGGTGGGCCGAGCACCGGGTGGACGGCGTGCTCGTCGTCGATCCGCGCTCCGACGACCCGCGCCCCGCGCTGCTCGACGAACTCGGCCTGCCGGGCGTGGTGATCGGCGGCGTCCCGCAGGAGGGCCACTCCGGGCTCTCCACCGTATGGGCGGACGACGCCGGCGCGATGGCGTCGGTCGTCGGCCGGCTGCACGCCCTCGGCCATCAGCGCATCGTGCACATCGCGGGCCTTCCCGGTCTCGCCCACACCGAGCGGCGCATCCGCTCGCTGCGCGCCGAGGCCGAGCGCCTCGGCCTGACCGAGGCCCGCTCCGTCACCACCGACTACTCGGACGCGGAGGGCGCGGCGGTCACCCGCGGCGTGCTCTCGGGCGACGCCCCGCCGACCGCGCTCGTGTACGACAACGACGTGATGGCCGTGGCGGGCATCGCCGCGGCGACCGGCCTCGGCTTCTCGGTCCCGGCCGACGTCTCGATCGTGGCCTGGGAGGACTCGGCCCTCTGCCGGCTCGTGGAACCCTGGCTGGCGGCCCTCTCCCGCGACACGGTCTCCTTCGGCCGCACCGCCGCCCGCGAACTCACCGCCCTGCTCGACGGCGGCCCCGCCCGCACGGTCCAGGCGCCGCTGCCGGAACTCATCCAGCGCCAGAGCATGGGGCCGGTGCGCTCGGGGGACTAG
- a CDS encoding ArsR/SmtB family transcription factor, with product MAEDVFKALADPTRRRILDELVERDGQTLFEICTRLVTKHGLGLSRQAISQHLAVLESAGLVLSRRQGRYKFHDLNTEPLERIVTRWLRPDTPESKP from the coding sequence ATGGCGGAAGATGTCTTCAAGGCACTGGCCGACCCCACCCGCCGGCGCATCCTCGATGAGCTGGTGGAACGGGACGGCCAGACCCTTTTCGAGATTTGCACACGGCTGGTGACCAAGCACGGTCTCGGGCTGTCCCGCCAGGCGATCAGCCAGCACCTGGCCGTACTGGAATCCGCGGGTCTGGTCCTGTCGCGGCGCCAGGGCCGCTACAAGTTCCACGATCTGAACACCGAACCCCTTGAGCGCATCGTGACCCGGTGGCTCAGGCCCGACACACCGGAGAGCAAACCATGA
- a CDS encoding carbohydrate ABC transporter permease, giving the protein MPVWEIALRYVLLLAVLALTVGPFLWQLSTSLKGPHEDIFSSPPSFLPDDPTLGNYSRVAQTIPVWDYALNSLKVAVANVLTNCVGAALAGYALARLRYRGRRFATLAFILAMLVPVEGIIIAQFTTMRDLGLNNTLVGVLLPLSVSALNVLLMRNAFLNLPYEIEEAAFVDGANVWQRFVRIALPSVRGTLAVVAIFAFMGAWDDFLWPLIVLSDPQNFTLTIGLNYLHGTFANDERLVAAGTIIAVMPLIVLFACLQRYFFRGVGEGAVKG; this is encoded by the coding sequence ATGCCCGTCTGGGAGATCGCGCTGCGGTACGTGCTGCTCCTCGCCGTCCTCGCGCTGACCGTCGGGCCGTTCCTGTGGCAGCTGTCGACCTCGCTCAAGGGGCCGCACGAGGACATCTTCAGCTCCCCGCCGAGCTTCCTGCCGGACGACCCCACCCTCGGCAACTACAGCCGCGTCGCCCAGACCATCCCGGTCTGGGACTACGCGCTGAACTCGCTCAAGGTCGCGGTCGCCAACGTCCTGACCAACTGCGTCGGTGCCGCACTGGCCGGATACGCGCTCGCCCGGCTGCGCTACCGGGGCCGCAGGTTCGCCACGCTCGCGTTCATCCTGGCGATGCTCGTGCCCGTCGAGGGCATCATCATCGCCCAGTTCACGACCATGCGTGACCTCGGCCTGAACAACACGCTCGTCGGTGTGCTGCTGCCGCTGTCCGTCTCGGCCCTGAACGTGCTGCTGATGCGCAACGCCTTCCTCAACCTGCCGTACGAGATCGAGGAGGCCGCGTTCGTCGACGGCGCCAACGTCTGGCAGCGGTTCGTGCGGATCGCCCTGCCCTCGGTCAGGGGCACGCTGGCGGTCGTCGCCATCTTCGCCTTCATGGGCGCGTGGGACGACTTCCTGTGGCCGCTCATCGTTCTCAGCGATCCGCAGAACTTCACGCTGACCATCGGACTGAACTATCTGCACGGCACCTTCGCCAACGACGAACGCCTCGTCGCGGCCGGCACGATCATCGCCGTCATGCCGCTGATCGTCCTCTTCGCCTGCCTCCAGCGCTACTTCTTCCGCGGGGTCGGCGAGGGCGCCGTCAAGGGCTGA
- a CDS encoding SpoIIE family protein phosphatase: MGASDVTHSSAGHGGPTARDRARVVVDAHGVVTGWSAAAERLFGHTADRVVGRPAAGLLAAAGEPGAGAEGVVHVRHSDGRAVACRLGIRLAPGPGSEPQWEVTLVPAALPDLPDLEDLPDRSEVPELPDRSDVPAPGARPASEPASDEEVDRALLEALFTQSPIGLFVLDPELRLIRFNSAAQGMRGTPAAEALGKRPSEVWPDFSSELTERVMGRVLDTGESAIGFEKRGRPPADPGREHVYAASAFRLQDRDGRVLGAADAVVDVTDRHLAQQRLALLAEGGARIGSTLDVLRTAQELVDVAVPRLADTAAIEVLEPVLAGEELAPGPVPPGAVLRRAASRSIRSDAPPGVYEVGEVSTLPVAAPSNQALADLQPRLVSPVRSDSEWVLRDPVRGRRMLEEQVHSLMLVPLVTQNQVLGLAAFYRWGEQGPFDENDLTLATELGRRTAVCMDNARRYLRERNSLVALQRSLLPGELPHHHGVEVAHDYVHAGAGGDWVDVVPLSGARVALVAGSVPGRGVPTAAAMGRLRAAVHTLSDLDLEPDELLARLDDLVRRLARDEGSVHDGHQGVLGGAAWERASGTRTPPVGEGAGCSCLYVVYDPITQSACMAAAGHPGPVVAFPDGTVKSVDLPVAAPLGRPGPLFEKSEIELPEGSTLALYTPGLLQAQQGEAGEARLAELLARAPGSVHEISRMLTEALVPDTAEGDAAVLVARTHALGPGRVASWDLPSDPAVVSTARSLVTHQLESWALDEAVFTTELIASELVTNAIRYAKAPVRLRLIRDQVLTCEVSDGSSTAPRLRHARTTDEGGRGLLLVAQCSERWGTRYTGSGKTIWAEQSVEDTV, encoded by the coding sequence ATGGGTGCATCCGACGTCACGCACAGCAGTGCCGGACACGGCGGGCCCACGGCGCGGGACCGGGCTCGGGTCGTGGTCGACGCGCATGGCGTGGTGACGGGATGGAGCGCTGCGGCCGAGAGGCTGTTCGGGCACACGGCCGATCGCGTGGTGGGCCGTCCCGCGGCCGGGCTCCTGGCGGCGGCCGGGGAGCCGGGCGCCGGGGCGGAAGGCGTCGTCCACGTACGGCACAGTGACGGCCGGGCGGTGGCCTGCCGGCTCGGGATCCGCCTCGCGCCGGGCCCGGGCTCCGAGCCGCAGTGGGAGGTGACGCTGGTCCCGGCGGCCCTTCCCGACCTGCCCGACCTGGAGGACCTGCCGGACCGGTCCGAGGTGCCGGAGCTGCCGGACCGGTCCGACGTACCGGCTCCGGGTGCCCGCCCCGCGTCGGAGCCGGCGTCGGACGAGGAGGTCGACCGGGCGCTGCTGGAGGCGCTGTTCACCCAGTCCCCGATCGGGCTCTTCGTCCTCGACCCGGAGCTGCGGCTCATCCGCTTCAACAGCGCCGCCCAGGGGATGCGGGGCACCCCGGCCGCGGAGGCGCTCGGGAAGCGCCCCTCGGAGGTGTGGCCGGACTTCAGCTCCGAGCTCACGGAACGGGTGATGGGCCGTGTGCTCGACACCGGTGAGAGCGCGATCGGCTTCGAGAAGCGCGGGCGGCCTCCCGCGGACCCCGGCCGCGAACACGTCTACGCGGCCTCCGCCTTCCGGCTCCAGGACCGGGACGGCCGCGTCCTGGGGGCCGCCGACGCGGTGGTCGACGTCACCGACCGCCATCTGGCCCAGCAGCGGCTCGCCCTGCTCGCCGAGGGCGGCGCCCGCATCGGGTCGACGCTCGATGTGCTCCGAACGGCCCAGGAGCTGGTCGATGTGGCGGTGCCGCGGCTGGCCGACACGGCCGCGATCGAGGTGCTGGAGCCCGTGCTCGCGGGCGAGGAACTCGCCCCCGGGCCGGTACCGCCCGGTGCGGTGCTGCGCCGCGCGGCCTCCCGTTCCATCCGCTCCGATGCGCCGCCCGGCGTGTACGAGGTCGGCGAGGTGAGCACGCTCCCGGTCGCCGCGCCGTCCAACCAGGCGCTCGCCGACCTCCAGCCGCGGCTGGTCAGCCCGGTGCGGTCGGACAGCGAGTGGGTGCTCCGCGACCCGGTCCGCGGCCGCCGGATGCTGGAGGAGCAGGTCCACTCGCTGATGCTCGTACCGCTCGTCACCCAGAACCAGGTGCTCGGGCTCGCGGCGTTCTACCGGTGGGGGGAGCAGGGGCCCTTCGACGAGAACGACCTCACCCTGGCCACGGAGCTCGGCCGCCGCACCGCCGTGTGCATGGACAACGCCCGGCGGTACCTGCGCGAGCGCAACTCCCTCGTGGCGCTGCAGCGCAGTCTGCTGCCGGGGGAACTGCCGCACCACCACGGGGTGGAGGTGGCGCACGACTACGTGCACGCGGGCGCGGGCGGCGACTGGGTCGACGTCGTACCGCTGTCGGGTGCCCGGGTGGCCCTCGTCGCCGGCAGCGTGCCGGGACGCGGGGTGCCCACCGCCGCGGCGATGGGACGGCTCCGCGCCGCCGTGCACACGCTGTCCGACCTGGACCTGGAGCCCGACGAACTCCTCGCCCGCCTCGACGACCTGGTACGCCGCCTCGCGAGGGACGAGGGCTCGGTGCACGACGGCCACCAGGGCGTACTGGGCGGAGCGGCGTGGGAAAGGGCGTCCGGGACGCGGACGCCCCCGGTGGGGGAGGGGGCGGGATGCAGCTGCCTGTACGTGGTGTACGACCCCATCACCCAGTCCGCCTGCATGGCCGCGGCCGGACATCCCGGCCCCGTCGTCGCCTTCCCGGACGGCACGGTGAAGAGCGTGGATCTGCCTGTCGCGGCGCCGCTCGGCCGGCCCGGACCCCTCTTCGAGAAGTCGGAGATCGAACTGCCGGAGGGCTCGACGCTCGCCCTCTACACGCCGGGGCTTCTCCAGGCGCAGCAGGGCGAGGCCGGTGAGGCCCGGCTCGCGGAGCTGCTCGCCAGGGCGCCGGGCTCCGTGCACGAGATCTCGCGCATGCTGACCGAGGCGCTGGTTCCCGACACGGCCGAGGGGGACGCGGCGGTGCTCGTCGCCCGAACGCACGCACTGGGCCCGGGCCGGGTCGCGTCGTGGGACCTGCCGAGCGATCCGGCCGTCGTCTCCACGGCCCGGTCGCTCGTCACCCATCAGCTCGAATCATGGGCGCTGGACGAGGCGGTGTTCACGACCGAGCTCATCGCCAGCGAGCTCGTCACCAACGCCATCCGGTACGCCAAGGCGCCCGTACGGCTGCGCCTGATCCGCGATCAGGTGCTGACCTGCGAGGTGTCGGACGGCAGCAGCACGGCGCCGCGGCTGCGGCACGCGCGGACCACGGACGAGGGCGGCCGCGGACTGCTCCTCGTCGCGCAGTGCTCGGAGCGCTGGGGCACCCGCTACACGGGGAGCGGCAAGACGATCTGGGCCGAGCAGAGCGTGGAGGACACTGTGTGA
- a CDS encoding glycoside hydrolase 5 family protein, which yields MTSTVRFGANYTPSQGWFHHWLDFDLDAVRADLDSIAALGLDHIRVFPLWPVFQPNRTLIRPRAVEQLVQLADAAAERGLDVNVDGLQGHLSSFDFLPAWTQTWHRRNIFSDPDVVSGQAAYLRTLAAALADRPNFIGMTIGNEVNQFSSGPHPDPDRITPEQAERWLVRLLDACEEGAPGKLHLHAEYDAAWYQDDQPFTPAHSARLGALTAVHSWVFNGTAQRHGRTGTATEHHAAYLIELSKAWAEDPHRPVWLQEVGAPAPLIPAEHAGTFTEATVAGALDCQDLWGVTWWCSHDVSRSLADFPELEYSLGLMTSDREVKPAGKTIARIVEEQRARPCRPAPRTTALVVDAGDDGTAPGRSVCAPGGAVFEAFARLTADGARPAVVLASRAHDAGHLAARGITEVVTPDQVR from the coding sequence ATGACCTCCACGGTGCGCTTCGGCGCCAACTACACGCCCAGCCAGGGGTGGTTCCACCACTGGCTCGACTTCGACCTCGACGCCGTACGGGCCGACCTGGACTCCATCGCGGCGCTCGGCCTCGACCACATCCGGGTGTTCCCGCTCTGGCCCGTCTTCCAGCCCAACCGCACCCTCATCCGCCCGCGCGCCGTCGAGCAGCTCGTGCAGCTGGCCGACGCCGCCGCCGAGCGGGGACTGGACGTCAACGTCGACGGCCTCCAGGGGCATCTGTCGAGCTTCGACTTCCTGCCGGCCTGGACGCAGACCTGGCACCGGCGCAACATCTTCAGCGATCCGGACGTGGTGTCGGGCCAGGCCGCGTACCTGCGCACGCTCGCCGCGGCCCTCGCCGACCGGCCGAACTTCATCGGCATGACCATCGGCAACGAGGTCAACCAGTTCTCCTCCGGGCCGCACCCGGACCCCGACCGCATCACGCCGGAGCAGGCGGAGCGCTGGCTCGTCCGACTGCTCGACGCCTGCGAGGAGGGCGCGCCCGGCAAGCTGCATCTGCACGCCGAGTACGACGCCGCCTGGTACCAGGACGACCAGCCGTTCACGCCCGCGCACTCCGCCCGCCTGGGCGCCCTCACCGCCGTGCACTCGTGGGTCTTCAACGGCACGGCCCAGCGCCACGGGCGTACGGGCACGGCCACCGAGCACCACGCCGCGTACCTCATCGAGCTGTCCAAGGCGTGGGCCGAGGATCCGCACCGCCCGGTGTGGCTCCAGGAGGTCGGCGCGCCCGCGCCGCTGATCCCGGCCGAGCACGCGGGCACCTTCACCGAGGCGACCGTCGCGGGCGCCCTGGACTGCCAGGACCTGTGGGGCGTCACCTGGTGGTGCTCGCACGACGTGTCGCGTTCGCTCGCCGACTTCCCCGAGCTGGAGTACAGCCTGGGGCTGATGACGAGCGACCGGGAGGTCAAGCCGGCCGGGAAGACCATCGCCCGCATCGTCGAGGAGCAGCGCGCCCGCCCCTGCCGGCCGGCCCCGCGCACCACCGCCCTCGTCGTGGACGCGGGTGACGACGGCACCGCCCCGGGTCGCTCGGTGTGCGCGCCCGGCGGCGCCGTCTTCGAGGCGTTCGCCCGGCTCACGGCGGACGGCGCCCGCCCCGCGGTCGTGCTCGCGAGCCGCGCGCACGACGCCGGGCATCTGGCCGCCCGCGGGATCACCGAGGTGGTCACCCCGGACCAGGTCCGATGA